The window AAGTAAGAGCTTGGGACTGGAAAAACCAATTAGGAGCATAGAGGACTACAAGCTCATGTGTCCTTGCTTCCACACTTGCCTATCCCCTTCCTTCACACTTTCTCCATGAAGACACTAGGGAAATACTTCACAGTATTCCTGTGAGGCATAAGAACATgttatatgtaaagcatttagaaaaatgcCTGACATTTATTAGGTATTCCGTAAATATTAGCTATTCAGAATAGCTGAATTATGGAAAGTTCCCTAGTAACTGTTATTATTGGGACAACAGTTATCTGTATTCCTAACTGGTTTCTACCACAGTGCCCCAGTCTCTAAGAATTTGCATCATTGGTATTTTTATCACATTTCAAGAAAGGCTTTTTTTACAATTGCCTACTATATATCCCATTTCAACTAAACAAACTCAAAAAAGTATAAACTACTTATGTACAAGTTATCTCAGAGTAAATATATCCCTTTTATACATTTTGCAAATCTTTGATTTGgaaaacagagatgaaaaaggAGGAGCCCTTTAAGGGGATAGTTCTCATTTCTGAGCTTGTATATAGCAGGCTATGGGGGATAGGGGGCATGGGGATAAGGGTGTTATTTGAAGTAGGTCTCCTTGAGAAGGTAATATTTTAGCAAGAAACTTAAAGAAACCAGCTGAACATCTGAGACAAGACcactccagagaaagagaacagttgAAAAAAGCCTCTTATATGGAACGATGTCTGGAATAGAATGGGAAAGTAGAAGAGTACGTGGTGGGTCAGAGAGGTAATAGAGGCCAGAGTGTCTAGAGCCTCAGAGACTATTGTAAGGACTCTGGCTTTcagatatatttgaaaacagaGCAAAAAGATTTCTTAATGGATTGGGTAAGAACTACCTGAGGCAAAATGAAGTCAAAGATCATTTCAAGAATTTTGGTCTGAGCAAGTAAGCCTAAGGGCAGAATTGCCATCAACCAAAATGGGAAAGGCTACAGGTAAAGGAGAGGGGATTCATAGTTTAGTCTTTTACACGATGATTTTTACATGTTCAGTAGACATCCACATGAAGTTGTCTAGCAGAAAGTTGTATAAATGAATCTAGAGTCCAGAAGAAAAGTCTGGACTTATGAACCATTGGCTTGATAATAGATGACAGCTTTGAGTGAGTATAGATAGAAAAAAGAAGATCAAGGAATCAAAAGCTCTCAATCCCAGAGCACTCTAACATGACAAGCTCAGAGAAAGGAGGAGTAGGAGACTGAGGAGTTAACAGTGAGgtatgaggaaaaacaaaagagggtGGTGAAATGGAAAccaggtgaagaaattgaatcaaggAAAATGGTGTGATTAATttggttttggagtggtggtaGGGTCCCGAGCCAACAgccaataaagaattcttgagacgtctttggtacaaaaaggtggttttattaaagcacagggacaggacccttgggcagaaagtactgcactggggttgtgaggagtgactgattatatacctggagttatggggggtgagggagaggggtgtAAAAGCAAGGGGAAGTTCCCAAAAGGACTCTCATATGCTAAAGAAGTCTCACAAGACACTGGAGGCCTTGCCAGTTGTTGAGCTAatgttatttttccctctagcaaagcattcaCATTAAGACAGTTGGGACTTCCTGAAagaatgttttactctgcctgtctcaagtatttgtcaatgggctgcatgttataaagaaatttaattttatctactttttcttcttgcctttgttccccgcatcactatggaggggagggcaCCTCCACTATAGAGGGAAATGTTGAGTCTATAAGTTTCTGGAGATTaccttttttcttgtaaatcattaaaATAGTTGCAAATTGATAGAGACTCAGGTCCTGCAGACTGTGATCTCTATcggttaaccatttgtttttccctttcctttgttcttgggcatccaggagtgcctgaggcATATCACATATATACCAAAgtaggggggggcggggaattaCCTTGTGCTTTACCCTCAGTTTGCCTTTGATTCCCTCATCATGATCAACTATGTCAAATATGTGGATAGATACGAATAACCATATTGTAGCCCCCAAAAATGTGCTGATAGATAAATCAAGATGAGAGTTGGGAATTGGCCACCAGATATAGTAAGTAGTAATATAGATATCATTGGTTACCTTGACAGGGGTCAATTCTATGGAGTGCTGAGGAGACATCCTGAATGGAATTagttgaagagaaagagaagagaaattaaagacagcCAATACAGACAACTCTTCTCAGAAGTTTTGCACTAATGAGGATTAAAGAAAAAGGGGGGTAACTGGTGAGAGAATGAGGCCGAGAGGAGATTTGATTTTAGATGGGAAAAATAACAGTATGTTTGCATGTTGATGAGAACTATCTAGTAGACAGCAAAGAAAATATGTAGAAGAAAGAACTGTTAAGTGACTGTGTAACAAGAGGGAAAGGGATCATGTGCACAAGAGGATGAACGAAATAGAGCATGGGTATTTAAATAGAGCATGGATAGTTAATTTGTAGCAATAGGCAGGGAAGCAGAGTATGAGGGTTTGATGACATTCAGAGATGGTGGTGGACATTCCAgggaatttctcttttttattgcttGAATTTTCTTGGTGAGGAAGTTGAGAGTGATGACCGGAAGAAACTGTTATGGGTTTGAGTGAAGAGAAGGAATGTTAAGTAGTTGTAAAAGACAATGGGAGACTAAATGGGCCACTATGATTGCCTGACAGCAGTAAGGGCCCACTTGAGGTTTACATATTGAATTTAAATGAGACCAGTCAGCATGGTTCCATGTTCTTTCTACAGCCAAAGGAAGCTCCATGGTTGTAGacccagaaaaggaagaattcaACCCAGCTGTGGGCTGTGGTTTCAGGAAGCAGTACAATGAAAGGAGAGGTGGGGCAAGAGAGTCAAGAGTGAATGTCAGGGAGATGATTATGATTGTGCATGAGTGAGGCGGGTAAGAAGTATAATGAAGATgtcacaaagagagagacagtttaAAGGTGGTGGATCAATGAACTGTAGGTCCCAGTGGAGGTAAAAGGATGGCAGGAGGTGAGCTAAGAGGAGGTGCTGGTTAAGGAGTAGGATATAAGAAATTAAGATTATGGAATTAAGACTAATGACAAAGTCTAGGCTATAGCCATGAGAACAGTTCAAGGAACTAACAGGTCAGGATGTTGGAAGGATTCTTTGTGTTCATATTAAAATTAGCAAGAATTACTGatgtgagaaacaaaggcaaaagcaaacgatagataaaattaaattgccttgtaacctgcagcccattgacaaatacttgagacaaaTGCTTtgctaaagggaaaaacaaccttagctggacaatagctaggcctccaggatcctgtgagtcttctttagcaaaTCCAAAAGGATTTGGAAACttcttgcctttacctcccccaactcccaagtatataatcagtgtctcctcacaaccccagtgcaactcttcctgcccatgggtcccaTCCACATTTTTGAatcaaagacatctcaagaagtctttcttggccatcagctctggaccTCCACTCCATCACTCCAAAACCATATCATTATGCATATGTTAGAAAATGAGCCACAAGTAAAACcagagaaaataagaggaaaagacTGGGAATCAGTAAATGCTGGCAATAATAGAGGGCAATGATGGATATAATATGATGGCACAAGATTCAATGTTGAAAGGTTGTAGGTGGACAAAAAGGAGAATGGTCTGGAAGCAGCAATAAGGTGTGAGGAAGAGACCTTCTCCACTCTCAGGCCCAGTGGTGAGAAAGCTATGGAACAACAAAGCCATCACTTGAGACAGATGTCAGGAAAGCAGAAAATTTAGGAGACAGCCAGTTTTCTTTTGGAGTgagaagatgaaaagaatattcaaagaatTGGTTGAGGAACAGGAGATCTTACTTCTAATAGAACTCGAATTCCAAAGGGCACCATGGAAGAATTTTAGAGGttggagaaaggcagggaaagagaacagaatgGGGGTATATGGAACTCAATGGGGATTAGAGTGTAGGAGAGGTGAGGTGACCTGGATGTCTGGGGACTTcttttgttatgcccagaattcgtgatccccaaagaccactagggagccgagtccgatgcaaaagcaaaagaacctttattcgagctagctcgagctcaatcccctacctgcaccgacgcagcggtgagataccagggagagagagcgagtttcaaaaggacaaaggttttattggggcccaggggcagttggtgaggtaacggctgtggcctcagccgattggctggggaagggtccgagtcctgttagacaggtgagggggggggttactcaaggggaggaggtgtggtcaaggtgaaggacacagaacaagatggagtcggccggcataggcccgccctttcattcctcccttgtcatgtagcttagggacccaatcatgggaccggctgcatttatggtgacaaggggaacagagtttagaggtttacgcaaagttctgggaagcatgtgtccctggggtggctctgggaggtctaattaagtattgtccctgagctggtatctatgatctgccaggtgatgttttggggggtgtggggactcccggtagcatgagcaatgacaagcagagttaacagagttaccaatattaggtgagtcgaatgtgctgtagcttgagcttgagcttgagcgggttgtgttggtcccgactgatggcccatcgcgtgacgaagtccttccggatcgaggaggggtccgctggctgaacgtgggtgtgatggacccaggtcgcgatgccgtctactttgagagcggtgggggttgtcagcactacaatgtagggtcccttccagcgcggctcgagagtctctcggtggtgcctcttgacatagacccagtctcccggcttgtactgatgaggtgtcggggtcgggccagcctcgtagatggcacggaggcgcggccaaatatcctcgtgcgccctctggagccctctcaaggaaagaaaaagttcttgatctttaaactctgcaagaagttcagctcgaaggctgggaataacagggggtggcctgccaaacatgatctcgtagggagtaaaacccagagtgtaaggagtgtttctaacccggtaaagggcgtacggtaggagagtcacccagtccccgccagtctccatggttaatttggtaagggtctcttttagggttctattcattctttctacctgtcctgagctctggggcctataagcacaatgtaatttccagtttgcccccaccgccttggctactgcctgtgttacctgagagataaaagctggtccattgtctgatcctaccatggcaggaaaaccatacctgggtaagatgtcttctagtagcttcttagccaccgtctgagccgtttcatgcttggttgggtatgcctccacccagccagagaaggtgtctgtaaatactaaaagatatttataaccatactttcctggtttgacttcagtgaagtcgacttcccattgggctcccggtctggtgcctctgagcctggttccttttttatttgatgtggctttcgcgttggtgagttggcaggtcttgcaggcagatacaacttgctctattttggtgtcctgttggtgaatcttgattccggcatgtcggattaagtcttttaattttcgggcccccatgtgagtagaccgatgcatgtgctctaatattgagactccgagccggtctggcagcacgagctccttgttaggtgtataccaccatccctttatctcctgggccatggggagtttcttgatccgctgtaactcctcctgggagtatttgggctggtctggtaaaagtgggtctcccgggtctggtagttgtatggtcatggtggggactggagtaagggctactgccttggctgcctggtcagcctttcgattacctctagctactgggttatcagctttttggtgcccttggcagtggataatggctagcttggcaggaagccataaggccgtaagcaggttaagtatctcctgcttattttttatagtccgtccttctgccgtcagtaaccccctctcctgataaattgccccatgaatatgagctgtggcaaatgcataacggctgtctgtgtagatgttaagccgttttccagctcccagcatcagcgccttggtgagggctatgagctccgctcgctgggctgacgttccggagggtagagcctccgcccatacggtgtccatttcagtgaccaccgctgcacccgcatacctgtgtccatctcgcacaaagctgctgccatcagtgaaccaagtagcctcggcatcggggaggggctggtcggtcaggtccatccggaatccatgtacttgttccaggattcccgcacagtcatgtagtggagcacctaggtcagggtcgggcagcagggttgcaggattgagggctgcactggggtggaaccgcactcgtggagggttgagtaggaggctctggtaatgagtcacacgtgtattgctcatccatctatcaggaggctgtttcaggaccccttcaatggcgtgtggggttgtgatccagatctcctgtcctagggtcagtttgtctgcatccttgactaggagtgctgtcgccgcaataattcttaggcatggcggccagccggcagccactgggtctagtttcttagacaggtaagccactgggcggttccaggggcctaaggcttgagttagaaccccttttgctattcccttatgttcgtctacaaagaggtggaagggtttcataatgtctggtaggcccagggctggggcacttaggagggccttttttaactgattaaaggcaatttcttctttttcagtccatttaaatgttttcccctctttggtagcttcatataggggcctggcgatctcagcaaaacctggaacccagaggcggcagtagccggctgatcctaggaattccctcacttctcttcgggaggtgggagtagggatctttaggacagtttcttttctggcatctgataaccgccgctgtccgccctccaggatatatcccaggtaacttaccctctccctgcatatctgagccttcttcgcggatgcccggtaccctaaagctcccagggtagccagcaggtcctgggtccctcgctcacagtctttggccgtgtcagcagcaatcaggatgtcatctacgtactgtaggagggtgaggccagggtgctcccttctgtactcacccaggtcctcgtgtagtgcctcgtcgaagatggtgggtgaatttttgaatccctgaggtagccgtgtccaggtgagttgcccactgtagccctcctccggatcatgccactcgaaggcgaacaggggttggctctggggtgccagcggcagactgaagaaggcgtcctttaaatctagtacagtataccagaccctggagggcgccaaggagctcaagagagtatatgggttgggaacagttgggtgtatgtccgcgaccctcttatttacttcccggaggtcttgtaccggtcggtagtcatttgtgtgaggctttttgaccggcagtaagggggtgttccaggcagactggcaaggaactagtacccctaggcttcgtagtctccggatgtgtggctggatccccttccgggcctcctgtgacatggggtattgtttgatccttaccggactctctcctggcttgagctctaccaggactggggtcctatgagcggctagtcccatcccccccccagtctctgcccaaaccgaggggaattcttgtagccatctgtctatattatcctctctcgggagcgcctcctggtggaggaggtattcatcctccagtttcatggtcaggacctggatggggtggcccttgccatcggtgacctgaggccccccttgtctgaaagttatctgagctccaatcttggtcagtaagtcccgtcctaacagcgggtaggggcattctggtattaccataaaggagtgggatacccggcccgttcccaaatctactgttcttcgggtagtccatgaatactggctcataccagttgccccttgtacccaggacttcttgctggctagttttccttgtggggtgcggaggaccgaatgttgtgctccggtgtcgacaaggaagtcaacaggggtcccctccactttaagagttaccctgggttcggggagagggtccgaaccccgactcccctaatcacttagttcatctagctctaggacttttactcgatcagtcttgcttcctttcccgccggcccttttcagacaatctcgggcccaatgccctatctccttgcagtatgcgcactgatccttctgcagcctctgcttcccccccttggtggttcttttaccttttcttgtgtcgtctgccagctgccggagatggcggtctcgttcctcaggggagtcagcagtggtagctagtagtattctggccaggtctcgagtctgcttactgctggcagtcgCCATGGCGcgggcctgcttgtcctcaggaagctcccggttattatataccttttcggctaccaccagtaagtcctgcagacttttttctcctagtctatctattttctgtaattttctcctaatgtctatggccgattggtttacaaaggccatgataacagctgccttgctttccggagcctctggatccatgggggtataggtacggaatgcctccatgatccgttctaaaaaggcagccggagattcatcttttccctgttgtacatttcctaccttggccaaattggttggctttctagcagccattcggagaccccccattagagtctggcggtagacccggagcctctccttaccttctgccgtgttgaaatcccactggggccgagttaaggggaaggaggcatctatctgagcctggttggtggtgggattcccgtctgtgcccggaactagttttcgggcctcgttgacgattctttctctttcttcagtcgtgaacaggacctgcaaaagctgctggcaatcgtcccacgtgggctgatgggtaaaaagaacagagtctaataaatcaataagccctgccggtttctcggaaaacttaggattctgagctttccaattgtagaggtcactagtggcgaaaggccaatagtgatggggctggttcccctccgcgtctgggggtccggtggctcgcaggggcagaatagtggagtcggcggcggaggcggattgctccctctgagccctttgtctggtgaagggcgggcttcccactggagcgtttccgcctcccgctctcggaacagcatctgcctcccccggagggggaggatggtgttcttccagcatcctagaggggttatacgagggaggaaaaattaattcttcttcagtacccccctgtaagacagggtagaggggtgctgaaggctggataagacttttcttcttctttgtcccctgcaaagcaagaatgggttttggctccggagggagcggggctaggaagggtttaagccaagagggtgggtcttccacaaggtcctgccaagtgataatgtaagggagctgatcaagatggcccgtcttaggctgagagatgatactcctgactcggtggatggtagggaggtcgaaggtcccctctggtggccatccgacattgaaagttggccactcgctagaacaaaaaaactgccaccgaccctttcggacttccacactgaggttgttagctcttcccctcacatccttaaagtgatcaatcataatacttagaggagtagtctgagtctgtcccataacgtccgtccagtaagtccacagaacaaaacagagaaacacaaaaacagacaaacagagggcccctagaaaatcttccaactccatggaagcaacactgaaagctagcttagacatttgaggggattccacgtccctccaaaaccgatgaggggattccacgtccctccaaagacgacggcctcacaccgaccagcgggagcgacccgcctcgtctcagacctttgaggggattccacgtccctccagaagggagaatcggaacgtcttccgaaactcccgg is drawn from Panthera leo isolate Ple1 chromosome B1, P.leo_Ple1_pat1.1, whole genome shotgun sequence and contains these coding sequences:
- the LOC122217081 gene encoding LOW QUALITY PROTEIN: uncharacterized protein LOC122217081 (The sequence of the model RefSeq protein was modified relative to this genomic sequence to represent the inferred CDS: substituted 1 base at 1 genomic stop codon) translates to MGQTQTTPLSIMIDHFKDVRGRANNLSVEVRKGRWQFFCSSEWPTFNVGWPPEGTFDLPTIHRVRSIISQPKTGHLDQLPYIITWQDLVEDPPSWLKPFLAPLPPEPKPILALQGTKKKKSLIQPSAPLYPVLQGGTEEELIFPPSYNPSRMLEEHHPPPPGEADAVPRAGGGNAPVGSPPFTRQRAQREQSASAADSTILPLRATGPPDAEGNQPHHYWPFATSDLYNWKAQNPKFSEKPAGLIDLLDSVLFTHQPTWDDCQQLLQVLFTTEERERIVNEARKLVPGTDGNPTTNQAQIDASFPLTRPQWDFNTAEGKERLRVYRQTLMGGLRMAARKPTNLAKVGNVQQGKDESPAAFLERIMEAFRTYTPMDPEAPESKAAVIMAFVNQSAIDIRRKLQKIDRLGEKSLQDLLVVAEKVYNNRELPEDKQARAMATASSKQTRDLARILLATTADSPEERDRHLRQLADDTRKGKRTTKGGKQRLQKDQCAYCKEIGHWARDCLKRAGGKGSKTDRVKVLELDELSDXGSRGSDPLPEPRVTLKVEGTPVDFLVDTGAQHSVLRTPQGKLASKKSWVQGATGMSQYSWTTRRTVDLGTGRVSHSFMVIPECPYPLLGRDLLTKIGAQITFRQGGPQVTDGKGHPIQVLTMKLEDEYLLHQEALPREDNIDRWLQEFPSVWAETGGGMGLAAHRTPVLVELKPGESPVRIKQYPMSQEARKGIQPHIRRLRSLGVLVPCQSAWNTPLLPVKKPHTNDYRPVQDLREVNKRVADIHPTVPNPYTLLSSLAPSRVWYTVLDLKDAFFSLPLAPQSQPLFAFEWHDPEEGYSGQLTWTRLPQGFKNSPTIFDEALHEDLGEYRREHPGLTLLQYVDDILIAADTAKDCERGTQDLLATLGALGYRASAKKAQICRERVSYLGYILEGGQRRLSDARKETVLKIPTPTSRREVREFLGSAGYCRLWVPGFAEIARPLYEATKEGKTFKWTEKEEIAFNQLKKALLSAPALGLPDIMKPFHLFVDEHKGIAKGVLTQALGPWNRPVAYLSKKLDPVAAGWPPCLRIIAATALLVKDADKLTLGQEIWITTPHAIEGVLKQPPDRWMSNTRVTHYQSLLLNPPRVRFHPSAALNPATLLPDPDLGAPLHDCAGILEQVHGFRMDLTDQPLPDAEATWFTDGSSFVRDGHRYAGAAVVTEMDTVWAEALPSGTSAQRAELIALTKALMLGAGKRLNIYTDSRYAFATAHIHGAIYQERGLLTAEGRTIKNKQEILNLLTALWLPAKLAIIHCQGHQKADNPVARGNRKADQAAKAVALTPVPTMTIQLPDPGDPLLPDQPKYSQEELQRIKKLPMAQEIKGWWYTPNKELVLPDRLGVSILEHMHRSTHMGARKLKDLIRHAGIKIHQQDTKIEQVVSACKTCQLTNAKATSNKKGTRLRGTRPGAQWEVDFTEVKPGKYGYKYLLVFTDTFSGWVEAYPTKHETAQTVAKKLLEDILPRYGFPAMVGSDNGPAFISQVTQAVAKAVGANWKLHCAYRPQSSGQVERMNRTLKETLTKLTMETGGDWVTLLPYALYRVRNTPYTLGFTPYEIMFGRPPPVIPSLRAELLAEFKDQELFLSLRGLQRAHEDIWPRLRAIYEAGPTPTPHQYKPGDWVYVKRHHRETLEPRWKGPYIVVLTTPTALKVDGIATWVHHTHVQ